One window from the genome of Brachionichthys hirsutus isolate HB-005 chromosome 19, CSIRO-AGI_Bhir_v1, whole genome shotgun sequence encodes:
- the eng gene encoding endoglin gives MERFTLLLCMAAAAAASPQTCEPKEGHEGRIYLSEMLIGCWTSFTNQDKGEVHILNLNFDPLDAKMFILEMSSATPMSLILRSAVRVYGVASLNAGVHVYVNKNASIVLHGDQHRNNIHQVDFPSGDEELVQWAAQTFGGVTSFTTIRNLKTISSTGTNGTRPGSPDCALENEDAIEKHFMNIKTAGLDSSLKSCSPPQMGRGDEAELHIINIPEDASARNVSLRVDIKRTSVFLRGPRGTSWTFLNPPDTQFGSNNDISVLPAMALRIPPSLLFDNDSAESVQLEALRYFKAGAFSSYTELRPKEATISLVLGKKESPEGSEMFPDPVVPVTTNAPHQMPLLMQLFGSPDYRVPLDPDAKVQSDRRVYAEISGHTLGNIVLSIKVVQCSVRSKGSCPVVKELPFVPLACSVASCPDSARLSFSFDALRELPATTWDLECSVNLCHNEKCGDGGRVKRSLEVTGPCLQPPTPPCSDFGPPGVLAVAFGGFLIGVVLIGALWLIKAKTGYPTGLDMSSTAAGLPGCPCSGSKRQPVSKNPSPSENSSANASIGSTQSTPTSSMA, from the exons CCTCGCCCCAGACATGTGAACCGAAGGAGGGCCACGAGGGAAGGATCTACCTGAGTgagatgctgattggctgctggacGAGCTTCACCAACCAGGACAAGGGAGAAGTCCACATCCTGAACCTGAACTTTGACCCCCTG gATGCCAAGATGTTCATCCTGGAGATGAGCAGCGCCACGCCCATGAGCCTCATCCTCAGGTCGGCAGTCAGGGTCTACGGCGTCGCCAGCCTCAACGCTGGCGTTCACGTCTAT GTAAACAAGAACGCCAGCATTGTTCTGCACGGTGATCAGCATCGCAACAACATCCACCAGGTCGACTTTCCCAGTGGAGATGAGGAGCTGGTGCAGTGGGCGGCGCAGACGTTTGGGGGGGTGACGTCATTCACCACAATCAGAAATCTGAAAACAATCTCATCGACGGGAACAAACG GAACCCGACCTGGCTCTCCAGACTGCGCTCTAGAGAACGAAGATGCTATAGAGAAGCATTTCATGAACATAAAGACAGCAGGCTTGGATTCATCACTCAAGTCTTGCTCGCCACCTCAGATGGGCCGCGGCGATGAAGCTGAGCTTCACATCATCAACATCCCAGAGGACGCCAGCGCCCG CAACGTGTCTCTTCGTGTGGACATTAAGAGGACCAGCGTGTTCCTCAGGGGCCCTCGGGGCACAAGCTGGACCTTCCTCAACCCCCCGGACACCCAGTTCGGT TCTAACAATGACATC AGCGTGCTGCCGGCCATGGCCCTCAGGATCCCGCCCTCACTGCTCTTTGACAATGACAGCGCAGAGAGCGTGCAGCTGGAGGCGCTCAGATACTTCAAGGCCGGCGCTTTCAGCAGCTACACCGAGCTCAGACCAAAGGAAGCCACTATTTCATTGGTCCTCGGGAAAAAAGAAAGCCCCGAAG GCTCAGAAATGTTCCCAGACCCAGTGGTTCCCGTTACCACTAATGCCCCCCATCAGATGCCCCTGCTGATGCAGCTGTTCGGCTCTCCCGACTACCGTGTTCCTCTGGACCCGGACGCCAAGGTGCAGAGCGACAGGAGAGTTTatgcagag attTCAGGACATACTTTAGGGAACATAGTCCTGAGCATCAAGGTGGTCCAATGCTCTGTGCGGTCCAAGGGCTCCTGCCCCGTGGTGAAGGAGCTGCCCTTCGTACCACTGGCGTGTTCTGTGGCTTCCTGTCCCGACAGCGCCCGGCTCAGCTTCTCCTTCGACGCCCTCCGGGAGCTGCCGGCCACCACCTGGGACCTGGAATGCTCCGTCAACCTGTGCCACAATGAG AAATGTGGCGATGGGGGAAGAGTGAAGAGGAGCCTGGAGGTAACCGGGCCGTGTCTGCAGCCCCCCA CCCCTCCCTGCTCTGATTTCGGCCCCCCCGGCGTGCTGGCCGTCGCCTTCGGAGGGTTCCTGATTGGAGTCGTTCTTATTGGAGCGCTGTGGTTGATCAAAGCGAAGACGG GCTACCCGACCGGACTGGACATGAGCTCGACAGCAGCAGGTCTTCCGG GATGTCCCTGCTCAGGATCAAAACGACAACCCGTTTCCAAAAACCCCTCCCCCTCTGAGAACAGCAGCGCTAACGCTAGCATTGGAAGCACCCAGAGCACGCCGACCAGTAGCATGGCATGA